One window of Manihot esculenta cultivar AM560-2 chromosome 17, M.esculenta_v8, whole genome shotgun sequence genomic DNA carries:
- the LOC110604540 gene encoding glutamate decarboxylase 4 gives MVLSKIASQSDVSVHSTFASRYVRESLPRYKMAENSIPKEAAFQIINDELMLDGKPRLNLASFVTTWMEPECDKLMMDAMNKNYVDMDEYPVTTELQNRCVNMIAHLFNAPLGDSEAAVGVGTVGSSEAIMLAGLAFKRKWQNKRKAEGKPYDKPNIVTGANVQVCWEKFARYFEVELKEVKLREGYYVMDPEKAVEMVDENTICVAAILGSTLNGEFEDVKLLNDLLVEKNKVTGWDTPIHVDAASGGFIAPFLWPELEWDFRLPLVKSINVSGHKYGLVYAGVGWVIWRSKEDLPEELIFHINYLGTDQPTFTLNFSKGSSQIIAQYYQLIRLGYEGYRNVMENCHQNAQVLKQGLEETGRFNIVSKDIGVPLVAFSLKDNSQHNEFEIAETLRRFGWIVPAYTMPADAQHVTVLRVVIREDFSRTLAERLVLDIVKVLNELDSLPAKINAKMAVVAEQKNGKLIKKTAIETQREITTYWKNFVMANKNNKNTIC, from the exons ATGGTGCTCTCAAAAATAGCTTCACAGTCTGATGTCTCCGTCCACTCCACCTTCGCCTCTCGCTATGTCCGGGAGTCGCTtccaag GTACAAGATGGCGGAGAACTCCATACCCAAGGAGGCTGCATTCCAGATCATAAACGACGAGCTGATGCTGGATGGGAAGCCGAGATTAAACTTGGCTTCCTTTGTGACTACTTGGATGGAGCCTGAATGTGATAAGCTTATGATGGACGCTATGAACAAGAACTATGTTGATATGGATGAGTACCCAGTCACCACTGAGCTTCAG AATCGGTGTGTGAACATGATAGCACATCTGTTCAATGCTCCGCTGGGAGACTCAGAGGCGGCAGTGGGCGTCGGAACGGTGGGATCTTCAGAGGCGATAATGCTTGCAGGACTTGCCTTCAAGAGAAAGTGGCAGAACAAGCGCAAGGCTGAAGGAAAACCATATGACAAGCCCAACATTGTCACTGGTGCAAATGTTCAGGTCTGCTGGGAGAAATTTGCCAGGTACTTCGAGGTTGAGCTCAAGGAGGTGAAGCTAAGGGAAGGCTACTACGTGATGGACCCTGAAAAAGCTGTGGAAATGGTGGATGAGAACACTATCTGTGTAGCTGCCATCTTGGGTTCCACCCTCAATGGCGAATTCGAAGACGTTAAGCTTCTGAATGATCTGTTGGTAGAGAAGAACAAAGTCACTGGGTGGGATACTCCCATTCATGTGGATGCAGCTAGTGGTGGATTCATTGCACCATTCTTGTGGCCAGAACTTGAATGGGACTTCAGGCTTCCATTGGTGAAGAGCATCAACGTTAGCGGCCACAAATACGGGCTTGTCTATGCCGGAGTTGGGTGGGTCATATGGAGGAGCAAAGAAGATTTGCCTGAAGAGCTCATCTTCCACATTAACTACCTTGGAACTGATCAACCCACTTTCACTCTCAATTTCTCCAAAG GTTCTAGCCAAATCATTGCTCAGTACTATCAACTGATCCGCCTGGGCTACGAGGGATACCGAAACGTGATGGAGAATTGTCACCAAAACGCTCAAGTCCTGAAACAGGGACTAGAGGAAACAGGACGATTCAACATTGTTTCAAAGGACATTGGAGTTCCTCTGGTGGCATTTTCACTCAAGGACAATAGCCAACACAATGAATTTGAGATAGCTGAAACGCTACGGCGTTTTGGGTGGATTGTTCCTGCCTACACTATGCCGGCGGATGCTCAGCATGTGACGGTGCTCCGAGTGGTTATCAGAGAAGATTTCTCAAGGACTCTGGCGGAGCGCCTTGTGCTTGATATTGTAAAGGTGCTTAATGAGCTGGATTCGCTGCCGGCGAAAATCAATGCTAAAATGGCAGTAGTAGCTGAACAGAAGAATGGTAAGCTGATAAAGAAAACTGCGATTGAGACCCAGAGGGAAATCACCACCTACTGGAAAAATTTTGTCATGGCCAATAAGAATAACAAGAACACTATCTGCTAA